One Lycium ferocissimum isolate CSIRO_LF1 unplaced genomic scaffold, AGI_CSIRO_Lferr_CH_V1 ctg5863, whole genome shotgun sequence genomic region harbors:
- the LOC132045026 gene encoding uncharacterized protein LOC132045026, protein MNSLVVITCVTSNLGTLELKPHVLVCADFYSLEIYKKTQGFWRLRWDADNLTPPILGGDNLCSAYSGRGKGLPAESTCLERSFLWTGAGVISKKALVSREKVFYSKAAGGKNILHICCWNRAAILKQLWALAKEKECLWIKWVHNYYSKQESLENCQPPKNATWVVRKIIEARQYVLSLGSLQGNLLSRLELVVVSQKYSIKKMYVVLRPLQPQAPWKHLLLQPQIHLRHKFILWLALQRILATIGRLLKFGVQVPPSCIFYKGPDETMDHLFFNCLITKNLWQRVLLWIGEQRQIGN, encoded by the exons ATGAATTCTCTAGTTGTAATAACTTGTGTAACTagtaaccttggaactctggaATTAAAGCCTCATGTCCTTGTGTGTGCTGATTTTTATAGTTTAGAAATCTACAAAAAA ACTCAAGGGTTTTGGCGACTCAGATGGGATGCCGACAACTTGACGCCTCCAATTCTAGGAGGAGACAACCTCTGCTCAGCCTACTCCGGTAGAGGTAAAGGATTACCGGCAGAATCGACTTGCTTAGAAAG ATCCTTCTTATGGACTGGTGCTGGGGTTATATCAAAGAAAGCCCTTGTCTCTAGGGAGAAAGTATTTTACTCAAAGGCAGCTGGAGGGAAAAATATCTTGCATATTTGTTGTTGGAACAGAGCAGCAATTTTGAAACAACTGTGGGCTTtggcaaaagaaaaagaatgctTATGGATCAAGTGGGTACACAATTACTACAGTAAGCAAGAATCACTTGAAAACTGCCAACCACCCAAGAATGCTACTTGGGTGGTGAGGAAGATTATAGAGGCAAGGCAGTATGTTTTAAGCTTGGGTTCATTACAAGGGAATCTCCTCAGCAGATTGGAATTGGTAGTGGTGAGCCAGAAATACTCCATCAAGAAGATGTATGTAGTCTTGAGGCCACTTCAACCACAAGCACCATGGAAACATCTGCTGCTTCAACCACAAATTCATCTAAGACACAAGTTTATTTTATGGCTTGCATTGCAAAGAATATTGGCTACTATTGGCAGATTATTAAAGTTTGGTGTGCAAGTGCCTCCTTCATGTATATTTTACAAGGGCCCGGATGAGACCATGGATCATCTATTCTTCAACTGCCTCATCACAAAAAATCTGTGGCAAAGGGTATTACTATGGATTGGAGAACAAAGGCAAATTGGAAACTAG